The following are encoded in a window of Mycobacteroides chelonae CCUG 47445 genomic DNA:
- a CDS encoding thioredoxin domain-containing protein has protein sequence MRRSENRQRDIWIAGILGVVIVVLATYLFFDHSGKSTASVGSPAATAHHNSLARLHTNDPMALGPIDAPVVLVIYSDYRCPFCAKFSRDTEPQLVERYVNTGKLRIEWRDLPIFGAQSVQAAKAGRAAAEQGRFWEFNRAVYRHAPDRGHAELTDEVLLERAREAGVPDLARFQAAVAGDRLLPAVQQDIQEAVAIGAASTPVFVINDQPVVGAQPMDVFVSVIEQAQR, from the coding sequence GTGCGGCGAAGCGAGAACCGTCAGCGTGATATCTGGATCGCCGGAATCTTGGGCGTCGTGATTGTCGTGCTGGCCACGTACCTGTTCTTCGATCACAGCGGCAAGAGCACCGCATCGGTCGGCTCACCGGCGGCCACCGCCCACCACAACAGCCTGGCTCGGCTGCACACGAATGATCCGATGGCACTTGGCCCAATCGATGCGCCGGTAGTGCTGGTCATCTACTCGGATTACCGCTGCCCTTTCTGCGCGAAATTCAGCCGGGATACCGAACCGCAGCTCGTCGAGCGGTACGTCAACACCGGGAAGCTGCGCATCGAATGGCGTGATCTCCCGATCTTCGGGGCGCAATCAGTGCAGGCCGCCAAGGCCGGCAGAGCAGCAGCGGAACAAGGCCGGTTCTGGGAATTCAACCGGGCCGTGTATCGGCACGCACCGGATCGCGGCCACGCCGAGCTGACTGACGAGGTCCTCCTCGAACGAGCTCGCGAAGCTGGGGTGCCGGACCTGGCCCGGTTCCAGGCAGCGGTCGCGGGCGATCGGCTACTGCCTGCCGTACAACAAGATATTCAGGAAGCTGTTGCGATCGGCGCGGCCTCGACGCCCGTCTTCGTGATCAACGATCAGCCGGTGGTGGGTGCGCAGCCCATGGACGTCTTCGTATCGGTCATCGAACAGGCTCAGCGGTGA
- a CDS encoding cytochrome c biogenesis CcdA family protein, which translates to MIDVGVLGALLGGLLTLVSPCSAMLLPSFFAYSFDRAGLLLRRTGLFYLGMLTVLVPLGAGVGAIGALLTEYRPQVTTVGGLLMIALGVAIIAGFGFRIGPAARVAARLDLSSGLSVLMLGTVYALAGFCSGPILGSVLTVAAIGSSPVYGALLMALYSLGMAAPLFVLAFVWGRLRLADRRWVRGTEIRIGRLRTHTTNLLSGGMFIVIGIFFVATDGTAALGGITGSDTQFDMQARLQDLTSHLPNAAVGLGIACAAFVVVLMRLLYPRATAVRGARRQRDRTREDADDRV; encoded by the coding sequence GTGATCGATGTCGGGGTACTCGGCGCTCTACTCGGTGGGCTTCTGACGCTGGTCAGCCCGTGCTCGGCGATGCTCCTGCCGTCGTTCTTCGCGTACTCGTTCGACCGAGCCGGCCTGCTACTGCGCAGGACCGGGCTCTTCTACCTGGGCATGCTCACCGTGCTGGTGCCGTTAGGAGCGGGCGTAGGCGCCATCGGCGCGCTACTCACCGAATACCGTCCCCAGGTGACAACGGTGGGAGGCCTGCTGATGATCGCGCTCGGTGTGGCGATCATCGCCGGATTCGGTTTCCGCATCGGCCCGGCAGCGCGGGTGGCGGCTCGCCTCGATCTGTCCTCGGGCCTGTCGGTGCTGATGCTCGGCACCGTCTACGCGCTCGCGGGGTTCTGCTCCGGGCCAATACTCGGGAGTGTGTTGACGGTGGCCGCCATCGGCTCCAGCCCGGTCTATGGCGCTCTGCTCATGGCGCTGTACTCACTGGGAATGGCGGCGCCCTTGTTCGTACTGGCATTCGTCTGGGGACGGTTGAGGCTGGCTGACCGACGCTGGGTGCGCGGCACCGAGATCCGGATCGGACGGCTGCGAACCCACACCACGAACCTGCTCTCCGGTGGGATGTTCATCGTGATCGGCATATTTTTTGTGGCCACCGACGGGACGGCTGCACTCGGTGGGATCACCGGCAGCGATACTCAATTCGACATGCAAGCGAGGCTGCAAGATCTCACCTCGCATCTGCCGAACGCGGCCGTGGGACTCGGGATCGCCTGCGCTGCATTCGTCGTAGTCCTGATGCGTCTGCTGTATCCCCGCGCCACCGCGGTGCGCGGGGCCCGAAGGCAACGTGACAGAACGAGAGAGGACGCCGATGACCGCGTCTAG
- a CDS encoding BlaI/MecI/CopY family transcriptional regulator — MRDMFGLGERESTIMEVLWSVAEPVTVRDVLDRLDRPLAYTTVMTVLDNLHNKGHVTREKVGRAFRYRAAQTREAVAAQMVREVLAASGDAEGVLLHFAGSASPEESTVLRRILRRGGLT, encoded by the coding sequence GTGCGTGACATGTTCGGCCTCGGTGAGCGGGAGTCGACAATCATGGAGGTGCTCTGGTCCGTGGCCGAGCCGGTGACTGTCCGTGATGTCCTGGATCGACTGGACCGCCCCTTGGCGTACACGACAGTTATGACGGTCCTCGACAACCTGCACAACAAAGGGCACGTCACCCGCGAAAAGGTTGGTCGGGCGTTCCGCTACCGAGCGGCGCAAACCCGCGAAGCCGTAGCAGCACAAATGGTCCGGGAAGTCCTGGCCGCCAGCGGCGATGCCGAAGGGGTGCTTTTGCACTTCGCCGGATCAGCCTCCCCGGAGGAATCCACGGTGCTGCGCAGAATCCTGCGCCGGGGCGGCCTGACATGA
- a CDS encoding M56 family metallopeptidase, which yields MTVALVMMASAALIGVAGPACLRPTVRPTLLPAAALAAWLGALMAFLVLTALSAMLLLFPHILDSRGVTTLVGGCLSGTIPHSSFGTLVQLGISLLPLSILARVGFVAIRCLRSARRLRARHFWMLRAATCRSGQVHWIDDPRPIAYSLGGAHGAVVATHGIRRLGEKQCAAVIEHELAHIRGRHHVAVLCADIAAAALPILPLMRRAPGMVRLMVELAADDAAARAHGPRTVHAALLAMSKSGVAVRGALNMSSESVAVRLIWLRAQGPTCRASIGRRRLMLGFALLPTALAGAVLVALFRAYCTF from the coding sequence ATGACCGTCGCCCTGGTGATGATGGCAAGTGCAGCCCTCATTGGTGTCGCTGGACCGGCATGTCTGCGGCCGACCGTGCGTCCTACCTTGCTGCCGGCCGCTGCGCTGGCGGCGTGGCTCGGAGCGCTGATGGCCTTCCTCGTACTCACGGCCTTGTCCGCGATGTTGCTGCTTTTTCCTCACATACTGGACAGCCGCGGCGTCACCACGCTGGTAGGCGGGTGCCTGAGCGGAACCATCCCGCACTCATCCTTCGGAACCCTTGTTCAGCTTGGGATATCACTACTGCCGCTGAGCATCCTGGCTCGAGTCGGATTTGTGGCAATTCGGTGCCTGCGCTCCGCGCGGCGACTCCGCGCCCGCCACTTCTGGATGCTGCGGGCGGCAACGTGTCGCTCCGGACAAGTCCATTGGATCGACGATCCGCGGCCGATCGCTTACAGCCTCGGGGGTGCTCACGGGGCAGTGGTCGCCACTCATGGCATCCGCCGCCTCGGCGAAAAACAGTGCGCGGCAGTGATCGAGCATGAATTGGCGCACATTCGCGGCAGGCACCACGTGGCCGTGTTGTGTGCCGATATCGCGGCGGCGGCACTTCCGATACTGCCGTTGATGCGCCGTGCACCAGGAATGGTGCGGCTGATGGTGGAGCTGGCAGCCGATGATGCGGCGGCGCGGGCTCATGGTCCGCGTACCGTGCACGCCGCACTACTGGCCATGAGCAAGTCTGGCGTGGCCGTGCGTGGTGCGCTGAACATGTCCAGTGAGTCGGTGGCGGTGCGACTCATCTGGCTGCGGGCCCAAGGACCTACCTGCCGTGCGTCGATAGGACGCCGCCGACTGATGCTCGGCTTCGCTTTACTTCCGACGGCCCTTGCCGGTGCGGTATTGGTGGCGCTGTTCAGGGCGTATTGCACGTTCTAA
- a CDS encoding DoxX family protein, whose amino-acid sequence MNIQRAGQIAHWAIPTGARLVFGVILLLEGTQKIFGWWSGSPTGSGHPEPFLNWPYWWAGVFELTLGVLLTVGLWTRVSAVLAAGMMAYAYFFEHLPVHWEPMQNGGAFAATFCWGFLLLALVADDTRLSLDRVRAQR is encoded by the coding sequence ATGAACATTCAGCGCGCCGGTCAGATCGCGCATTGGGCCATTCCCACCGGCGCCCGCCTGGTGTTCGGCGTCATCTTACTTTTGGAGGGGACCCAGAAAATCTTCGGCTGGTGGAGCGGATCACCTACCGGTTCCGGACATCCCGAGCCATTCCTCAACTGGCCGTACTGGTGGGCGGGCGTGTTCGAGCTGACACTCGGCGTCCTGCTGACAGTGGGATTGTGGACACGAGTGTCCGCAGTTCTCGCGGCGGGAATGATGGCGTACGCATACTTCTTCGAACACCTGCCGGTGCACTGGGAGCCCATGCAAAACGGTGGAGCCTTCGCGGCCACATTCTGCTGGGGGTTCCTGCTCCTGGCCCTGGTGGCAGATGACACCCGGCTATCGCTCGACCGTGTGCGCGCGCAGCGCTAG
- a CDS encoding Rv0340 family IniB-related protein produces MGNNLLDFVMALVRDQDMAAQYAANPEQVIADAHLDGVQPADVSALIPVVSESIPAALGTQASQFAANPAAADLTHAVHTAIPADNIWASGAATSAFAAFDSPFTAPTHDPSLDAGLHAATNAVSDLSVRQDAITVPDQFGPPVDSAVAAIDQFQAPLHASPSGLDAAGFEPQHFGSELGAGGSGDAGLQDPFFDHGDLGHQAGIDHDPGIDQF; encoded by the coding sequence ATGGGCAATAACCTGTTGGATTTCGTCATGGCACTGGTCCGTGACCAGGACATGGCTGCGCAATACGCGGCCAATCCCGAACAAGTCATTGCCGATGCGCACCTGGACGGGGTCCAGCCCGCAGATGTCTCCGCGCTAATCCCGGTGGTCAGCGAGTCGATACCGGCGGCGCTGGGAACACAGGCCTCGCAGTTCGCAGCGAACCCGGCAGCCGCCGATCTGACGCATGCGGTGCATACGGCAATTCCTGCCGACAACATCTGGGCAAGTGGTGCGGCGACCAGTGCCTTCGCGGCGTTCGATTCGCCGTTCACCGCGCCGACGCATGATCCGAGCCTGGATGCGGGTCTGCACGCTGCGACCAATGCGGTATCGGACCTGAGCGTTCGTCAGGACGCGATCACCGTTCCCGACCAGTTCGGTCCACCGGTCGACAGCGCGGTCGCCGCGATCGACCAGTTCCAGGCTCCGTTGCACGCATCCCCGTCCGGGTTGGACGCAGCCGGGTTCGAGCCCCAGCATTTCGGTTCCGAACTGGGCGCCGGCGGTTCCGGCGATGCGGGTCTGCAGGATCCGTTCTTCGATCATGGAGACCTTGGACATCAGGCCGGAATCGATCACGATCCCGGAATCGACCAGTTCTAG
- a CDS encoding Hsp70 family protein: protein MANALGLSIGATQLVATPDDPQSQPVVRSSILTLHEDGPPEVGVPSHPGLTLTGFVGRVGDPVGIVAADGSVHRAEWALTEAMRVLIADAASAAEFTAPPALSASVPAHWSPQTVATLRDAIDRVPALAPGGRQLKLIPDARAALESLAAGPGVPDRGVVVVCDLGGSGTSITLADAARGFQQIGQTVRFVEFSGQQIDQMLLTQVLTDLNQDPEGTTSVGALTRLRDQCRLAKERLSGETATSVPVALPGITTDVRLTRAELEDHLRGPLSNLINAIQDTVERNGIHPANINAIASVGGGANIPLVTQQLSERMRVPVITGPQPQLAAAQGVALLATRPDLPPQDATAMRPVEQPAGDATMMRPAPTGTGTFAAPVAAAASDAPELAWSQDDSAPDLAPLQETGYQSGYSTGYTVDLDDEYHGPAEPTTARPELQFSHEPYAAEDDYDDYPPLPWYRRPLVWFIAAAAVAGIAFTGMMVSLTSSESPAPAPTTPSVSVVPSTGDAPVEPPPSPEPPPPPQTHTVTQSVQPPPPSPEPPPPPPPTTTTTPPTTTTTTTTTTTTTTTTPPTTTTTPPTTTTTQPTTTTTQPASTSTSRPMITIPGLPPIPIGPRN from the coding sequence ATGGCCAACGCACTGGGACTGTCGATCGGCGCCACTCAACTGGTCGCGACCCCCGACGACCCGCAGAGCCAACCCGTGGTGCGCAGTTCGATCCTCACCCTGCATGAGGACGGTCCACCCGAGGTTGGGGTACCGAGCCATCCAGGGTTGACGCTCACCGGATTCGTCGGCAGGGTCGGCGACCCCGTCGGCATCGTGGCGGCGGACGGATCGGTTCACCGGGCCGAATGGGCACTCACCGAAGCCATGCGCGTACTGATCGCCGACGCGGCCTCCGCTGCCGAATTCACCGCGCCTCCGGCGTTGTCCGCCTCGGTCCCCGCGCATTGGAGCCCGCAGACCGTCGCCACGCTCCGGGACGCGATCGACCGCGTTCCCGCGCTCGCTCCGGGCGGTCGGCAGCTCAAGTTGATCCCCGACGCGCGCGCTGCCCTCGAGTCGCTGGCCGCGGGGCCGGGCGTACCCGACCGCGGCGTCGTGGTGGTGTGCGATCTCGGCGGCTCGGGCACCAGCATCACCCTGGCCGATGCGGCACGGGGATTCCAGCAGATCGGGCAGACCGTCCGATTTGTCGAGTTCTCCGGCCAGCAGATTGACCAGATGCTCCTGACGCAGGTCCTCACCGACCTGAACCAGGATCCCGAGGGCACCACGTCGGTCGGCGCGCTGACCAGACTGCGCGATCAGTGCCGGTTGGCCAAGGAGCGGCTCTCCGGCGAGACCGCGACCTCGGTACCGGTGGCGCTTCCCGGAATCACCACCGACGTTCGGCTCACCCGCGCCGAACTCGAGGACCACCTGCGCGGCCCGCTCTCCAACTTGATCAACGCCATTCAGGACACCGTGGAACGCAACGGTATTCATCCGGCGAACATCAACGCGATCGCCTCGGTGGGTGGCGGTGCCAACATTCCTCTTGTCACCCAACAACTTTCCGAGCGGATGCGAGTACCGGTCATCACCGGCCCCCAGCCACAGCTTGCGGCCGCGCAGGGCGTGGCCTTGCTGGCGACCCGCCCCGATCTGCCGCCGCAAGACGCCACCGCGATGCGGCCGGTCGAGCAACCGGCGGGCGATGCCACCATGATGCGCCCAGCACCCACCGGTACCGGAACCTTCGCCGCTCCGGTAGCCGCGGCTGCCAGCGATGCGCCGGAATTGGCTTGGTCCCAAGATGATTCGGCCCCCGACCTGGCTCCGCTGCAAGAGACCGGCTACCAGAGCGGATACAGCACCGGATACACGGTTGACCTCGATGACGAGTACCACGGCCCGGCCGAACCCACCACCGCCCGCCCCGAGCTTCAGTTCAGCCACGAACCGTACGCGGCCGAGGACGATTACGACGACTACCCGCCGCTGCCGTGGTACCGCCGTCCGCTGGTGTGGTTCATCGCAGCGGCCGCGGTGGCCGGCATCGCCTTTACCGGAATGATGGTGTCGCTGACCAGTAGTGAGTCACCGGCCCCCGCCCCGACCACACCGAGCGTGAGCGTGGTGCCGAGCACAGGCGATGCCCCGGTCGAGCCGCCACCGTCGCCCGAACCGCCGCCACCACCGCAGACCCACACCGTGACGCAGTCGGTGCAACCGCCGCCGCCCTCACCGGAGCCACCTCCGCCGCCACCACCGACGACCACAACCACACCCCCGACGACCACAACAACCACCACCACAACGACGACAACGACCACCACGACCCCGCCGACCACCACGACGACGCCACCAACCACGACGACGACCCAGCCGACGACAACGACCACACAACCCGCCTCCACGTCCACGTCGCGCCCCATGATCACGATCCCGGGGTTGCCGCCGATCCCGATCGGTCCGCGCAACTGA
- the iniR gene encoding isoniazid response ATPase/transcriptional regulator IniR: MSAGGATKVLVSGTAGSGKTSILARVRDVLSTTGPAPVNHVPETTAGKSVGPFVIDDADSLTGPQLDTLRGVVENDPTAIVVVAATPRRQPALRALFQSLERESPTIALGPVDKGDIARLSARSAAFADEIATATGGVLALVAAAVDRLDEADSLELALRAIDSRIDEQLRRLSPSAQATVLLMSLDPGIGASDIAAALALSDAGDPVDEALGSGLVPSPGQIAFAARVHGCATRLLGAARHLDLERSLLRTQLDIGSVSTDLALALVAHGLRDTQIAGLLAEWAATESDPLTAADLYRAALTAGAEPGPIRVPLAESLARAGDLAAAAAQADEVLNATDPGHRAAAVRIAAAIACHNGDSGQAVALYDWLGTGLDGLTALSAAPVFVGIGQLTSARKVLDDNLGAPPTTSATATRNAAQGVIASVEGRGHEALSLLGQAVTQQPSTSSFTPDSTIALAALTMLHSGETARARGVLAGAIRNDLPHDVFAVRHRLLAAWIAMLSGDLTGAAQWLPEADAELSRRDRLFAESLRTGIARRHGDTGPLRQHWQASMDALSAYSIDLYTLLPVGELWVAAARLRTLDAVTHHVDRAFAVLAQLGDPIAWSASLRWAGVHAAILTNSPENLAPHGQALAAAAGVSPYARTLATAGRTWLRVLANQVDGTEVDGAARMLADTGLGWDATRLASQAALHANDPKVAAAMLALARDLRTPTANTDSPDPAAAPSSAAHSPTSTRLSDREREVAELLLRGLPYRDIGAQLFISAKTVEHHVARIRRRLGAESRSDMFSMLRSILTP; the protein is encoded by the coding sequence TTGTCCGCGGGCGGTGCGACGAAGGTGCTTGTCAGCGGCACCGCCGGTAGCGGAAAGACGTCGATCCTGGCGCGGGTTCGAGACGTCCTGAGCACCACGGGCCCTGCACCGGTCAACCATGTCCCCGAGACAACGGCCGGAAAAAGCGTGGGCCCATTCGTCATCGACGACGCCGACTCGCTGACCGGCCCACAGCTCGACACCCTGCGTGGCGTCGTGGAGAACGATCCGACGGCCATCGTGGTAGTGGCCGCGACACCCCGGCGCCAGCCTGCGCTACGTGCACTGTTTCAGTCCTTGGAGCGCGAATCACCCACCATCGCACTAGGTCCCGTCGACAAGGGTGATATCGCCAGGCTTTCGGCTCGCTCAGCAGCCTTCGCCGATGAGATCGCGACCGCCACCGGCGGGGTGCTGGCACTGGTGGCAGCGGCCGTGGATCGCCTGGACGAAGCGGATTCACTCGAATTGGCACTGCGTGCGATCGATTCCCGCATCGACGAACAACTGCGCCGCCTCTCGCCGTCGGCTCAGGCCACCGTGCTGCTGATGTCCCTGGACCCCGGCATCGGGGCCTCAGATATCGCTGCGGCGCTTGCACTTTCCGACGCCGGAGATCCGGTCGATGAGGCTCTGGGAAGCGGGCTGGTGCCCTCCCCCGGACAGATCGCCTTCGCGGCCAGAGTGCACGGCTGCGCCACACGACTGCTCGGTGCGGCGCGGCACCTCGACCTCGAACGATCGCTGTTGCGCACGCAGCTCGACATCGGTTCGGTATCCACCGACCTGGCTCTGGCCCTGGTAGCCCACGGATTGCGCGATACGCAGATCGCCGGGCTGCTAGCTGAGTGGGCTGCAACCGAATCCGACCCCCTCACCGCGGCAGACCTGTATCGCGCCGCCCTGACCGCGGGCGCCGAGCCGGGCCCGATCAGGGTGCCGCTAGCCGAGTCGCTGGCGCGCGCGGGTGACCTGGCCGCGGCTGCCGCTCAGGCCGATGAGGTGCTTAACGCCACCGATCCAGGACATCGCGCGGCAGCCGTGCGTATTGCGGCGGCCATCGCGTGCCACAACGGGGACTCCGGTCAGGCGGTCGCGTTGTACGACTGGCTGGGTACCGGCCTGGACGGCCTAACGGCCCTGTCCGCTGCGCCGGTTTTCGTGGGCATCGGCCAGTTGACCAGTGCACGGAAAGTGTTGGACGACAACCTGGGAGCGCCGCCTACGACATCGGCCACCGCGACGCGAAATGCCGCCCAGGGGGTCATCGCTTCTGTTGAGGGCCGTGGCCACGAGGCGCTGTCCCTGCTCGGTCAGGCCGTCACACAGCAGCCCTCGACATCTTCCTTCACCCCTGACAGCACCATCGCCCTGGCCGCGTTGACCATGCTGCACAGCGGTGAGACGGCGCGGGCCCGGGGCGTTCTCGCCGGTGCGATCCGCAACGACCTGCCCCATGACGTCTTCGCGGTGCGACATCGTCTGCTCGCCGCCTGGATTGCCATGCTGTCCGGTGATCTGACCGGTGCCGCGCAATGGCTACCTGAGGCCGACGCCGAGCTCTCCCGGCGCGATCGCCTGTTCGCCGAATCGCTACGGACCGGCATCGCCCGGCGCCACGGCGACACCGGTCCGCTACGCCAGCATTGGCAGGCCTCCATGGATGCGTTGTCGGCGTATTCGATCGACCTCTACACGTTGCTTCCGGTTGGCGAGCTCTGGGTGGCCGCGGCACGGCTGCGCACCCTGGATGCCGTCACGCATCATGTCGACCGCGCATTCGCGGTTCTGGCGCAGCTCGGCGATCCCATCGCCTGGTCTGCCTCCCTGCGATGGGCCGGCGTGCATGCCGCGATCCTGACCAACTCTCCGGAGAATCTCGCCCCGCACGGGCAGGCGCTCGCCGCGGCCGCGGGAGTCAGCCCGTACGCACGCACCCTGGCGACGGCCGGGCGCACGTGGCTGCGGGTGCTCGCCAACCAGGTGGACGGGACCGAGGTCGACGGCGCCGCGAGGATGCTGGCCGATACCGGCCTCGGCTGGGATGCGACCCGCTTGGCCAGCCAGGCCGCGCTGCACGCGAACGACCCGAAGGTGGCCGCCGCGATGCTCGCACTCGCCCGCGATCTGCGGACGCCGACGGCCAACACCGACAGCCCCGACCCGGCCGCGGCACCGTCCTCGGCCGCCCACTCGCCAACATCCACGCGTCTGTCAGATCGCGAGCGCGAGGTCGCCGAGCTGCTGCTACGCGGCCTTCCCTATCGCGATATCGGTGCGCAGCTGTTCATTTCGGCGAAGACCGTCGAGCATCACGTCGCCCGCATTCGCCGTCGCCTCGGGGCCGAATCACGCTCCGACATGTTCTCGATGTTGCGGTCGATCTTGACCCCATAA